In Aedes albopictus strain Foshan chromosome 3, AalbF5, whole genome shotgun sequence, the genomic window ATTCTACTGTATCGAAATGGTTTCTGTTGTACTGTTGTAATTGTTCTACTctgttcatggtagaatgataagcgcgatgatgttgatgtgtggcttttaTTCCTTTTCCTGTCCGTTTGAGGGTCCATTGAAAGCtgcagttcgccgatatccaattatccgggtcggTTAGAGATATGAGCTCAGAAGAAGGTCACTGTCAGCTGCTCTCGAGTAGAAGAGgagctgacaaaaaaaaaatgcaaaagccagggctggaatcgaacccatgaccatccgcttaacGAGTGAGCATGTGACCAAcgcaccacgggccccggcgcTGAAAGCTTTTGGTGTGTATGATTCCACATTTTTTCTTTCAAATAAATTACTTTCACTTAGAGGACGtattttttgttttaataaataattttcaaattaATCACACTCAAAACGTACCCAAACGTACAAAGCATATCACAGCACAGAACCCCCACTTAGACCAGTCCGGCCTTGGTGTTGTAGAAGCACTCGGTCATCTTGAAGGCGGTATCGCAAGCGTTGGCTCCCTTCTGGTTGCACTTCTTCAGAGTAGCTTCCACCTTGGCCTTATCGTGATCGACCGACAGTTTGTCGATGACGGTCTTTTCCTGGATCTCACCCTTCTCGTTCATGAAGCCGGCCTTCTCCAGCACACACTTGGAGAAGCACTTGGTCTTGTCATCGGCTCCAGCGAACTCACCCTTCTTCAACTTGACTGGGGTGTCCGGGGCGACTCCAGTGGATTTGACACATTCAGCGGCGTAAGCTTCGGCCTTCTTTTGTTGATCGATGGTCAAGGCCTGTGGGAGACACGTGTGTTAAGTAGAGCAGTTGTTTTATTTTCAAGAAAGTGATCTTACCCAAGCTCCAGCGGCCAAAGCAACAACAGCGATAGCAACGAAGAACTTCATTTTAAGTCTGTGAGGTACTTAAGTTTTTGCTAGAACACCAGATGCTGTGAATGCTGCACACTGAATGATATCTTCCAGCCACTCAGCATGGGTTTATATAAGAACAATCTTCCAGCTTCTGCGTTCTAGATATCCTTCTAATTGCTCATTTCGCTCACTCACAGATTCAAGGAATGTTAGTTTTTCTACTCCTCTCCACTTAAACAGTATCTAATTGTCTAAACAGACAGACATCGATTTCCTGGTGATCTTGATTGTTCCAGAGAAAATTGAACTGCTACCTGTTACGTCGTGACAAAATGTCAATAATTATTCTGCCAAGTCGACGACGAACGCGCGGAAATGGCAGCATCACCCACCCGAGGAAAACATGTCAGGAACTGCAGCAAACCGCAAGGTGACCGTGAACTTGAAACCTATTACAAGTTGCATAGACAATCGTCGCGAAGTGTATTAAACTTTGTCTCGGCCCCCGGTCAGCTACTCATTAGTCGCGGTTAACCACAGTTTAGCCATTCGGGGCCCGATTGCAGGTTCGTCGCATGAACGCGGCCGGGTTAGAAATAATAAATCATGCATGCAGTTTTCGCGAGATACGAACTAGCCTCCTCGGTGCCGCCGTGGGCAATTCTGTAGGGTGCGTGATAAGCGCCACTGGCTACGAATGATTTCCATGCAGCAGATGCAGTTCAACCCTAGATGCGATAGTATCAGGTAATTCGTTAAGCGGTTCTAACTGATTCAACACAGcaaaaattaattaattttaaatGACATGTAAAACATGATAGCTGTAAAATTAAACGACTTGAaaccaaaatttaatttaaatttgagTAGAAATACATGCACATAGTAAGAGCATGGAAAAAgattcaaagttacatcgaaataCAAAGTATTTTACTACgcattgatttttcaattgaataaacTGTAAATTCCAATCGGCATGTCAACTACCGCGTCAGTTAGTTGAGACAAGTATGGCCGTCGCGCTGGATCGTGTGCCTTTGCTGAATTGTTTCTCGAGGATATTTATTCCTGTACCACACGTCGGATAGTTTAACTCGTACCAGCGAGTGTATAAAAGATCACCAATGTATCTGCAGGTAAGAGCTGTATTCATATTCGACTGTGATACCGAAAAGTATGATCCAGAATGATGCTTTCTCCCAGATACCACGATTATCCATCACGTCCAGCAAGCAGCAGAACGCGCCTGAGATGGTACACGTTAGTTTGCTGCGTTCTGCGCTTTATCAACCAACTTATATAGTATAAATGTTGTGTTTTATTTATGTTAAAATGTAAAACAGTTTTTTTATCTTTCAAATAAAAACATTACTACCATTCCATTGACTCAAACTGCTGCTTCCGAATGCCGGGGAGAGGTCCGTACGTCACGGGAACAAACGAAAACGGAACGCAGACGAGCCGCGCGTGAGCCAAATTGAAATTTCAACGACGTTTAGATTTACACGTTTGGTCGACGTTCTTGACTCGTGTAGGTTTCAATCTCGATGTAATTTCGtgtttattttcatgctccaaatatgtgcatgaaaataaatttaaaattacatttttgttTTAACTGTGAATTTATCAGCGCTGCAAATCAGATCGCTGAGGTTCTCAATAGTAAAGTGAAAGCATTATAAAGCAACTGAATATAATCATTTTAACCCTTATGTtgtcgacagggtacccgggtacccagcgcccatttaaaaagcacggtgtagaaaaagcaaaaagtttgtcgggcacataacggttaacaTTACGATACGTCAAACAAAGGTTTAAGAAATGCGCTATTATGGAGGTTGAATGGAGTTAGCGGCGTAATCGAATGGCAAAAGGTTATTACGGCCATAGCACcttattttttgttgaaataatagATCCAGGTCTACACAGTTAAaacaaaaatgtaattttaaatttattttcatgcacatatttggagcatgaaaataaacaCGAAATTACATCGAGATTGAAACCTACACGAGTCAAGAACGTCGACCAAACGTGTAAATCTAAACGTCGTTGAAATTTCAATTTGGCTCACGCGCGGCTCGTCTGCGTTCCGTTTTCGTTTGTTCCCGTGACGTACGGACCTCTCCCCGGCATTCGGAAGCAGCAGTTTGAGTCAATGGAATGGTAGTAATGTTTTTATTTGAAAGATAAAAAAACTGTTTTACATTTTAACATAAATAAAACACAACATTTATACTATATAAGTTGGTTGATAAAGCGCAGAACGCAGCAAACTAACGTGTACCATCTCAGGCGCGTTCTGCTGCTTGCTGGACGTGATGGATAATCGTGGTATCTGGGAGAAAGCATCATTCTGGATCATACTTTTCGGTATCACAGTCGAATATGAATACAGCTCTTACCTGCAGATACATTGGTGATCTTTTATACACTCGCTGGTACGAGTTAAACTATCCGACGTGTGGTACAGGAATAAATATCCTCGAGAAACAATTCAGCAAAGGCACACGATCCAGCGCGACGGCCATACTTGTCTCAACTAACTGACGCGGTAGTTGACATGCCGATTGGAATTTACAgtttattcaattgaaaaatcaatgcGTAGTAAAATACTTTGtatttcgatgtaactttgaatcTTTTTCCATGCTCTTACTATGTGCATGTATTTCTActcaaatttaaattaaattttggttTCAAGTCGTTTAATTTTACAGCTATCATGTTTTACATGTCatttaaaattaattaatttttgctgtgtagtttGATGGTATTGCAAAAATGGGGTCAATATGTTATAACAAACCTGTTTACTATTATTCCAAAGTTGCATGGGGTCTAAATGGACCACAGGTTTTCATTAGAGGGTTAGACTTCTACACCACAATGCAATGTAGTGCAATGAAAAACAGTGCTAAATTTAAAGCTTAATTTAAATTATGTCGATATGCTAATCtataaaacattttcatttttttatgaagcAATTCATTTTATATATGGTGCAGTTTTTTTGAACagttataaaatatttttctattttctatggtgttattttatttatttattttttttggtgCAATTAAGTTTTAATATGGaacaatattcaatttactatgggttCAATAACCATTATGTTTGAAAATATTCTAGCCTGGGGCCTACCAAGCGGTAAGTTTGCTGTCATTTCCGCCTCCCACGCAGTGTACTACACTGACTGCTTAGATCCCTATACCCCTTCCATATAAAAACCATGGGTTCAGTTGCTTTGTTGCCATTTGCGCATATACTTTGACCTTGACTGCACGTGGCAATTGTATTGCGATTGAATTTCGACCATCATTGGAGGCCTTGGAAAATTGTCGCCATAATTTTGCTTTTCGTGCAATGCACAATACATTCAAATTTGTGTcctaaggtgacttggtgcatcacagaattttcataggaatccttgacttttcaaatttcaatggttgtttgcctcgcgttttttgaagtgataaaaaacgggcaattctgcagccacgcagcagaaaaagtatcatcacactcaccacgagtgagcatatgggatgatacattttcatacaaatatgcaCTCTGgtgactgagttttatcactttgaaattacgAGCGAgttttcaatgatgctgatgacgcgcTACGGGTAACTAAGGTGCGCTAGCAGCACAGAGTTGTATGTATTATTATTCTCTCAGCCATAgcctgtgggcttcgtggccgtacggttagcggcgtcagtcgtctaggcgtttcgtaagcctcggagtgcgggttcgattcccgctccagtctgggaaaacttttcgtctaacggaaaattctccattgggccactgggtgttatgtgtgttgtctcgtgtatgtaatgttcagtctgtgcagcctctggctgaagacggtgtagtgtcttttttttaacttGGATTGGAGGACACTGGCTGACACCGTTGCTCCACAGCAACACGGTCTCAAAACGACCATCTTTTTGCTGTACTTTAGTGGTTTCAACGGCGTAGCCAGGTTTTTCTATTTTCTTGCTCACTCACCTAAACAAATATGAGAAAGAGCGAGTTGAAATCAGAAGCGAATGCCCCCTCTCTTCATccctctctttctcgtgtttgttttgtGTTAGTCGCAGAGTTCAGCCTAGTCTTGTCAACAGGCCTGTAGCGCCAGAGCAAGACAATTGAATAAGTCATTAGGGAAAATAAGTAGTTTGGTCGAATAGATCATTAAGCCGAATAGGCCGAAAGGTTATTAGGCCCAACAGGACGAATAGGTCGGTCATAAGATCGTATAGCTTGCAAGGTCGACTAGATCGTTAGACCGAATAAGTGATTAGGTTGAACAAGTCATAAGATCGAAAATGTCATAAAGTAGAataggtcatttggccgaaaaggtAATATATAAGATTAGACGGTGACCTTAACTCCCTCAAAACCGATAAGTAATGTCTTTTTCCAGC contains:
- the LOC109416738 gene encoding general odorant-binding protein 56d, translating into MKFFVAIAVVALAAGAWALTIDQQKKAEAYAAECVKSTGVAPDTPVKLKKGEFAGADDKTKCFSKCVLEKAGFMNEKGEIQEKTVIDKLSVDHDKAKVEATLKKCNQKGANACDTAFKMTECFYNTKAGLV